Genomic window (Palaemon carinicauda isolate YSFRI2023 chromosome 42, ASM3689809v2, whole genome shotgun sequence):
AATTTAGGGTAAAGCCCCAACTTGTTTACCATCCCGAAAACCCTGGGGTAATTAATTTGGGTAAGGCCCCAACTTATTTACCCTCCCGAAAACCCTGGGATAATTAACTACGAAGGTGATGTTGAGGTCCAATAGTAATGCCAAGGTAACTAGGCATATCTCCTTAGAGTGGATGCATGGAGTTTTTGGGCCGTGTGAAGAAAAGTCTCCAGGAGAAACAGACCACTTACAGCCTTTGCCATAGACATTGCACCGTCTTGTCCTCCCAAATTTGAGAATTGGTTGTCAGAGGTTTCCTGACCTCAATACAACTCCTCATGCCGCCCATGTACCAATAGTTAAATTTCAACTTTGTAACTATAGTAAAGCCTGTTTCCAAAGGTGTTTTAAGGTCACCTTTAATACAcaggttaaaggtcactcatgaatggcagaggcaagggataatgacaatgccctagagactgaccatatatccatatgatcagcacccaagcccccttttcacccaaactgggaccaggtaatggctgctgatgactcagcaggtagacctataggttcccccaagctCCCATCCTTCCATCttttgcttacaaggatggtgaggttgcagacattacaagaaactatcgagcttaatcgtgattcgaaccccagtccagtagatcaccaGTCATGGACATTTCCAGTAGGCTAACACAGCCCTGAAAACTTTTGGAAGAACTACTTCAGCATTTTTCATGCTCTGAGCTTCATTGAGGAAGCTTGAGTTGAAGTGTCTTCCAAAACAAGGAACTCTGCCTGGAGGAAATTGGGATCAGACTGTGTAGCAGAGAGTGACTTTGAAAGCTTTGAGCCTCAGCCTGTGGTTAAGAACATTGAAACTTCTGGCAAGTCCATGGGCTTAGATATTGATTTGGTGGTGGACCATGGCACAGCACTAAAAACAGAGAAGCTCCAGTATCTTCATGATGAGCAGTACCTGATAGCCAAAGGGATTTATTTtcagaggaggaggaaggaagggcTCCTGTACTTAGTTTACTGATTAAAGAAATTTTTGTCAAAATGGGCCGAGTTACACAGCCTTGTTGAAAAATATCATCTAAATAAGGCAGTGCATCTAGTCATTTCAGAAACAAGGGGAGCAGGAACAAACCTCTCTTGATCAGTTATTTGTGAAAAGGCCATAAAGTGAATCGCACTTTGTGCCGGAAAAAAGTCATAAAATAGAAAAGACCCCAAAAGGATAGTTACCCAAAATGTTTATGTAGGGGGATCATCCCTTCCAAGTGGCAAACACCACTTCCCCTCTTCATGACCTTTTCCCTCACTACAGGTAAAGTAAggtttaatattgatttattcaattGATTATAAGTTTATTAATTGGTGGTGTGCTTTTATGTACTGCGTTGTATTTTAAGCTTGTGAACTTCATGTAAAAATTACCCACAATAATAGCGTCCTTGGGTAGGGAACCAGTAATTGCTATTTCAATTCCTTATGCAGAAAATTGAATCGGTTTTGTAACGAGCGTTTGATCTCCAGGTTaacactatacagtactgtatatggttgATGGAGCTGTGATAAATTCAAGTTATTTTGGTTTATTGTTGTTGGAGCACACACAGTATACAGTATCCCATAATCGCTAACAGTTAGAAAGCTGCAGTTTTAGCTCTGGTTTCGTAATAATTGCTATTTGAAGTTGTTGTATTGTTGAAATTCACCAAGTTCATATCCTTGTTATGTTTGCTGCTgtttttatttgatgttttttaGACAGTGAGGAACGTCATGCCAAACTAATTTTGTTTGTGTTGGTTTGAAAATAGAATGtcgattaattttttctttaaaagtaaTGTTGAACATAATTTTCAACTTACTTTTCAAAGCAATGGGTGAAATGGAAGGGCTGAGTTGAAGTATAGAAGAGCATAAAGGAAGAAAGATAATTAGAGTGACAATTTGATTCTTTCCACGGCTAGTTGGAATGAGAAACTTGGTATCTAAAAAAATGGGCTCTTGAAGTAAGGTGCCCTGTAGGGTCCTAATAccatcagtgcacctcaagtggtacactaagcattatttttttttgtaagtattttCAGCATCTTTTTGGATATTCAGCTGTATACACTTTTTAGCTATCAACTACAACATACCTCCGTTCCTGCGTCCCTTCTGTTTTGCTGTCCAACTGCTTTAACCTTTACATCCTATTGCAGGTGTGAGGTTTTCCTCAGTTGCACTGGGATGCTGAAAGCCCTCTCATCCCCTAGTGTTGGACTTTGTAGCCCAAATTAATAAATCCAATCCCATTAAACTGCTGCGCCTTTTGTCTTAACTAATAGTCATCTTAAAGATACAGGAGAATAAGGTTTGGTTATatgatataatttcattatattttaattttttttttctgaaagttttcTGTTATGGTGACGTATACTACAGTGTATGAAAACCAAAGAAATATATAATTGTAGGCGTATGCAACACTTAAAAAAAGCAAATTTGGGCAAGAGGCCACAGAATCTGTGCATAGTGCTGAGGTAGGCataaggcaaagaaaaaattaagaaccaCTGATCTCAGAGAGGCCTTTGCACCCAGTCTTGCATTTCTTTGAAACTCTAAATTACTGCAGTAAAATTAAATAAGTATTTAAACAAATCAAGGATAgagttatttgtattttttgttaAACCAAGAGTTGTGAagtttattaaccctttcacccccaaaggacgcaccggtacattcttgcaaaacacttatttacatgtatttgcatttttttgataacattatgagaaacttcaggcattttccaaaagaatgagaccaacctgacctctctatgacaaaaattaaggctgttagagcaattagaaaaaatatatatataggaaaatgtgctcgaaatttaacctttcCTTGGGTTTAAAAGGGAAGAGGTTAACCAGCCCAAATGAGTCAAGCTCAGTGAAGAAGCTACCCATAATGAGCAAAGTTGTATGATCAGAAAATAATCATCGAACGAGTTTCTTGAGTCAGTGTAAAGTATCTGGTCATAGgtaaaaaatatttcttgaaatattatagGGTCTGTCCAGTATTTGGTCATAGGtaaaaatatttcttgaaatattatagGGTCTGTCCAGTATTTGGTCATAGGtaaaaatatttcttgaaatattatagGGTCTGTCCAGTATTTGGTCATAGGtaaaaatatttcttgaaatattatagGGTCTGTCCAGTATTTGGTCATAGGtaaaaatatttcttgaaatattatagGGTCTGTCCATTTGTGTAGAATTTTTCCTCACTGTTAATATTTTTTTGAATACCACCAGAATTGTACAGTAGTGGTAGATGTGATCTTTTCAATTACTTACCTTTTGATATTTCTatgatgtattttaattttttttttttttttttttttttttttttattagcaagacagattgtacagatacagttacaatattgtttatattatgctacataaataatattaaggttgcaAAACATCTTAACTCACAGTGAATTCCATATTTCATACATCTTACTTCTGTTTAATTCCAAAAATTTTGTATATCGTTCTCCGTTAATCATCCTTCgctgctccaaaatatatcttcgtatgaaaatgtttgacataattttgtctctgatatttacatcttccatgtcacaaatttggtctctaagcatccacaatgttactatgtaagtactgaacataatgttacaaatgttattttaattCATCTACCCTCTTTTTGTATCTCTTCAGGGTCATTTGTTGAAGATCCATGGTCGGTGCCGGAATTATATCTAGAAGAATTGTCCATTGAAATTGTGGTTCAAGGACGAAGGGATACCCCCAGTTCCCAGAAGGAAAGCAAAACATCCATCCCAAATAATGAAGAAACACCGAAAGGGGATTCCTCCAGGCTGCCTGAGGATTCAAAGAAAAATGCTGTGCGTCTTGAGAGTAAGAAGACTGGCGCATCATCATCTGTTACCGACACTTTGGACGGGGAGTGCCTTAACCCTAGTACTTGCAACGTAGGTCAGTCTtctccgaaaggttcggaatcttgTTCGAAAGATGGTTATGATAGGTTAGAGCGCGAAAATAGTGATTCAGAGTCTGACAACAGTAATTCTGGTGATAGTTCAAGTGAAAGTTGTGCAACTAGAGATAGTGAAATAGATTCAGTTGTAAAAGTGTTAGTTCCTTATAGTGATAGTAGTGCTAGTAATACTGAAGATAGTTCTAGTTTGCAAAGATTGAAGTGTTCACACACGGAAGAAAACTCTGAGGTTTATGATAGGGAAAGCTCCCCGAGTGAAAAAGGTctagaaaaacatttaaaaaaagatgAAACGGGGAAGCAAACTTTGAAGAGTTGTGATGGTGCTTTAACAAGTTGCATTCCCAGTAGGAGTGATTTAATTGATAACTCACACATAGTagaggtaaaggtagaagaaaatGTAGATATCTCAAGTGGTCAGATGAAAGATAATTCATGCATAGATAAAACAAAGGCAGAAGAAAACATCAAAGGTGACTTGCCAAGTAGTCAGATGATAGGAGAAAGAGAGAGTTCTAACAATAAAAGACCAGAAATTAATACTTTAACAAGTACCAGTGTTGGCGATAGTAAATTAAGTGGTGATGAAAGCAAAATACATGTGAGAGATAAGAGCATGGAACTTTTAGATCTTCCACTATCTGAGTCTTTGTTAGATATAGATACCGTACATTGTAGTGAACTGTCACCCACGAAGGGAACCGAACATGGATGTGATTCCCATTTAGATACCTCATTTGAGTTAAACCTTAGTAATTTGCATGAAACAGACAATTTAATGTTAGATTTTGCGAGTTCAAGTTCTCCCAACATTCGAAGTTGGATGAGACATGAGGAAAGTAAACCTGTCatggtgaagaaagaaaagattgaTACTGACGTTCCAGAAAGACGTCTTAGTCGTagtgaagagagaaagataagaggCCAAGCTAGCGACTACTTCAATACCCTTTTAGAATCCTTAGATTTCCAAGAGGAGTTCTTTCAGTGTCCCACAACTGAAAATCCAAGTTCCACTTTTGGGGAACATTTATCAAGCTCACTCTTCTTTGGTGAGACTGCTTGTTCTTCTACGTCGACCTCCGTTGCCAGAGCATCGACGTGTGGTAGCAGTGCTTCTTCTGTGTGTGCCTCTGTACCTGATCAATCATCTGTGTCCAGTACTGTGACAACTGTTAATTCACCCACCAATGTACCAGTTTTAAATGTTTCTTGTAGTATAAAATCCACCAGCGGCGCAGTTCCTCAAAGTGGTATGCACACAACTACTAGCAAAGGAAGAATTCCATCCGCAGAAGCTGCTTCTACAACTTCCGTAACTCAGTCATTACATCAAGCAATTCCTAGTATTCAAGATATTTCTtctctttccccttctccttctggCTTAATTGAAGACAAAATATCTAGTGACATAGTACTAAATAGAGAAAAGGATGTTATTAGTAATCCTATGAAGGAAAAGGTGCCCTCAGGTGTCAACTTGTCAGCCAAGAATTTGAGAGTTGGTCAAAATAGTACCGATGCATTAAGGAACCAGGATGGTTGTGAGAAAGATGGGGTTTTGAGAGACAATCTCCTTAGAATTAAGCAAGAGCCTACCTCAACTTTGTATGCTGACACTGATGGGACAAGTGGAAATTCTTGCAATAGTAAAGCCAGCACCCCTGCTAATATGCTTGATACTCCTTTCATCTCTATAGATTCTGATGATGAAATTCAAATCATAATGCCAAATGAGAAATCAATAACTGAAAAGAGCAGGAGTACTAAACCTATTGGTCAGAATGAAGATATTCCAGAGTTAAGAGGAGATTCTAAAGTCGGCATTTTGGCCCCGTCAAGCTACACATCGGAGCCTCCCTGCTTACTACCTCTCGGTACATCTAAAGAAGCTAGTCATAAAGAAGTCGTAAAAGACAAGAAGCTCGAGGACAGGAATGTTAATCGAGAGCTGGGGACAGAGGATAGATgttcattttataataaaactgGTGTTGGTAAAGATTTGTCTGGTATTGATAATTATAATCTAATGTGTGGCATACTGGATAATTCTGTTGTTCATGATTCCAGCTGTTTTAGTCCTAATGCAAAGGGATTCGTAGAGTTTGATGAAAATTGTTGGTCAGAGAAACCCCCAGAgaatatcaatttttattttggatcaaagaaaactaattttaaattaTGCGAAGACCTGAAGGTTAATTGTAACACACTATCTAAAACTCCACTGGAACAATTGGATAAAATAACTCTGAATGAAAAACATCTTGGGAGTCCTGATAGATCCTCTATGCCTTTCACCTTTGAGGTTGGTAGCAAGTTTGGTTGTACCAAATCGAGTCCACAGCATAAGTTATTAATGTCTCCAACTGCGGAAGACAGTGGTATTGAAAAGGTTTTGGATGCAAAAAACCTAAGTTTTTTGTGTTACGACTCATCATCTGAAACCTGTTCATCATCCTCTTCAGATGAAGATGAGAATTACGATTCAGAAACCTCTATGAGCGACAGATTGTTTTCATCATCAACGAAGAAGTTTGCCCTTAGCATTGGAAAGCCTAGATTCTCTCATAGCAATGTTGATCTAAACACAAGCTTCTACGATGGGTCCGGTGAAGAGAGCGAGACTGACCGGGAAGCCTTCTCCAGGAAAAGGAGAATGTTAGACAGAGATGTTTTAAGAATGGATAGTGCTGATTCTGATAGTAGGTTATTTAAGAAACCACAGATGCGTTTCAAGAGAAAATTGGACTCCACTCTCAATTTAGAATCCCCTTCAGAACTAGAACAAGAAAGTTGGGCGAAAATGGCATCTTCTCCGTGCATTCTTGCTGAGCCAGTGAAAAAGAGAGTAGCGCTCTCTCAGCCCAAACTACCTGTTGGAACACACACAAAATTTATGTCTCCTCCTTTACATAAACCATTTATTCAATCATCTGAAAAGCTGTTCTCTGCCCCCAAGATACCTAAAGAATTATGTACTAGCACTGTCCCTGCAAACAATATCCTGAATCAAAAACATATTTGCAGTAAATCCAACCTTAGTAAAGATGCCTTAGGGAATGCAAATTTGTTGCATTATCCAATCCAAAAGCATACAATGCCAAGCAATACCTCTATAGAAAAGCCTTCATTTTGCCATTCAataccaacatcatcatcatcattaccatcatcatcatcatcatcatcatcatcattgtccagTACAAATATTAACTGCATAGCGTCTTCATCCACGACATCATTAAAGAGTTCCTCTTTTATCGACTGTCAAATGCCTTCTGTCACAAACTCCAATGTCATTATTCCTCCTGCTTTACGTAGCAGCTATGCACCTATAGAAGATGGTACTCGCAGCGTGTTTAAAGATGTAGGTAGCTCAAACAAAGTTAGTAATATGCAAGAAAAACTCATAGTCATTAAAAATGAAACTCCAAATGGTCCTGTGATGAAGGTTCTAAGAGTGAACGTTATTCCAAACAGCACAGTAAAATCCCAAAATGGGTCAGTAGTTAGTGGATCTGGTACCCAACAACCAAGCACATCTCAAATGCCAAAGTTAAATGTGGCTAGCAATGGGGGTGATAGCAGTGAGAGGGAGAGAACCCCAAAAGCTAGCAATGTGAGTGATAGCAGTGAGAGGGAGAGAACTCCAAAAGACTCGAGTGAAAAAACGAAAAAGGAAGTACTCACAAAAGTGAGAATTGGTGGCAGCAGTGAGAGGGAGAGAACCCCAAAAGACTCCGGTAGTGAAGAAACCAAAAAGGATTTactcacaaaaataaaaattggtGCCAATGGAAAGTTTTATGTGAGGCCTACATTCGCCATGATGAAGGCCATTTCAGAAATGCGGAAGACAAAAGACCAGGAAAGCCTCAGTGAGGAAACTGAAGTAGATTGTGTAGAATTGCCTGATGGAATCCCCATAAGTCATCCATTTCAGATTCCCAGTGAGAGGTCTCTAAAACATTTGTAtcaagagaataataataaaaaagtgtcAACAGCTAACAAGAAACgaagaaaaaggagaaagaaatatattttacaaagaaTACAGAACTTAGTGAAAGAGAAAGTACAAGAAACTGTTACTAGGAGCAAAGATGAAATCCCAGAAATGGTTGCTGTATTTATTGGTGGTAAACTTAGTGTATACAGGAGAGATGTAGACAGACGATCAGCTCAATAATTATTTTGGTTAGCCTTCGTTGTTAtgatacagtatatgattttaatTGACTTTGGGACTTGTACAAATTTTTGTATCTTGTGTAAATTTCTTCGGTGATTCAAGAAATGCACAGTTTTTATCTCTTGTTATAATATGTTCCTCAGGAGAGGTTGGTCTATTAGACTCAATCTACTCTCTATATACAGCAGTGCCCCATTTTTATGTGAATTTGTTTAAGGTAGCAAACCTCATATTGTACAGTACTCTATGCTATAGTAGTGCTTCTTTCAACTAACTTAAATGCGTATTCTTTAAGTAATGATTTCCCCTTACAGGCCCtacatggaaaaagaaaaaatcatagaaatatatttttactgagcAGTACATATTTGAGGAAAGATAGGCATTCTAATGGCAAATTTCTCTCACAGATTTTTAAATATTGATGGATTTTAGTGGTGTCAAAATgagatattgatattttattttttattcttcgaAATGTCAGTATAGATGGCATGAATCTTGGGTAATCTTACAGGCAATGTATACTTTTTGTTACTGAAAAGGATAAAATTTTATAATGGGGTTCTTAAGATTTTGTGAAGTATGAAGCACTTTTAAGTTTCTATTTGTTCTGTAGTTGGAATACAAAACGTTATTTATGaggggttaggaaaaatacaaattatctccaaatttttcATGTCCACATGACTTCTTCTATTCCTTTTAGTTTCCCATACCAGACATTGTGGGCTCTTTGGGCCCACTTGTTAACCAGTCTTCAAACACACCTCCAACAGATAAAGAACATGGTCATGCACAATAAATGCTTAAGAATAATTGATCTACTAAGAGATGGCCTGGTGTATCTCTTAGTAGATCAATGGTTGATGCATGAAATCAACAATGGGAAATAATATACTGTACCTGGATTGTTTTAAAGATTGAAATGGTAAACTGTGTTTGTGTGGAACTGAATTTGCACATACAGTATTACGGGAGTAGTGCACACTGCATTTCTTCTGTAAGACGCATTTAGGTTTGCTGAATTGAAAGCTGATCATAAAGTTATTTCAGGATTCAGGGGTATTGTATTACCTTACCCCTTAAGTTAATCATGCCTTGAAGCAGTATATAACTTAACAATTgctcattatttaatttttaattgccTTTCATGTTGGAAAATATTTCTAGGTAATTGTAACCCTTATACAATAACTTTTTCCTGAGGTTTATTTGGGGACCTAAATATGAAAGGGTTTTTATACAGTTTGTTATGTTTTTAAACGGAGAGGCTATTGTCCGTGTGGAAGAGATCTTTGTTTTCATATATGATTTACagcagatttttattatttttactgtgaTGTCACTTATCTGAtaagttgaagttttttttttttgaaggcacAACTTTTGTATGTTAAACATGAAATATGCTGTAATTTGGTTTCCATTTACTCGCCTTTAAGAATTATGATTCTCACCAACTTCATGATTTATGATCACTAATAGCTTTAATTGATaacaataatgctctctctctctctctctctctctctctctctctctctctctctctctattcctctaCTCCTCTCTTTCggcttagttctctctctctctctctctctctctctctctctctctctctctctctctctctctctctctctctcacctctttcTCTACTTCCTCTTTCTCTACTCCTCTCTCTTTCGGcttagtctcctctctctctctctctctctctctctctctctctctctctctctctctctctctctctctctctctctctctctctcaagtgaggtTCTGTATATCTTTTACAAGGTTATATCATTGGGACTCTGTCGTTACAGTACACTATTTATTTTTTGTCTATGACCAGCATGGTAAATGTGAATAATGTGAAATATTACTGCTTTTACAGAGTTTTAGATTTTTCATCCTACTGAAGGAGGGAAAGGAACAGCGACTTTTATACTTGTTTTAGCTGTACTTGCATGATTGCAATGTCTTTGTCCTTGAGTTTAATGGTATGAAAATGTATACTTTTTTCATAAACTAGATTTTTAATACCAGTTCTATGTTTTGATTACAGTGTTAGTTTCAGAACACTGATTAAAGTACATGTATAGATTTCAAGTttttgtacaatatgtatatattttttggcACAAAAGAGTGTATCATATAGAATTGTTAATTTATGTTGAAAAGAAAGTGAAGAATAAAAGGAGACAACTTATACTGTAAATAGttttcttatcatttttatattgTAGGTATgatcttttagtttattttatgaTTACATGGAAGTAACTTGAATGTCTTAAGTAATTCTTGACAGTACTTGATCTCTTGGTCTCCATGTTGCTCTCTGTCTTCATATTCATTTATTCCATTTGATCTTTAACCAAATGATGTGTACAACTTAAAGTTCAAAAACAACTTGGTGATCTGGttgaataactttaataataattgtaaaaactgAAGAAAAACTTGTTTATGGCTGTATATAATCCATGCAGTATTCCTAGGCCTTATGTAAAcatgaaagaaattaatttttaacccttttacccccaggctatttggaaatttccaacccttaacccccaagggttattttttattcaagcacattttgcagtatatatttttcaaattgctctaacagccttaatttttgtcatagagaggtcaggttggtctaattctcttggaaaatgcctgaattttcacaaaaagattatcaaaaaaataaaaaaagaaattgtaaatagcatttttttgcagggacgtaccggtacgtccatgggggtaaagggatgtgttttgtgaaacgtaccagtacgtcctttttggggtaaaagggttaatcacgcAAAACAAACCCCGGTCATTTACATAGGAGATATATCAGCAGAGCTGGAGTAAATGGCAGTTAAACTTATCTAACAAGGTTTAACCAGGAGGACGAGAGCAAGGAAGCAACGTTCCACTGCTTGCTCACTGAGTACATATTCACTCTATTTCAGCTGTAGGTTGGAACAGACCTTCCATTGTCtgttatctatagtccatttcttttagcgatgcatatttgcaccgactcgcagcggtgcccttttagctcggaaaagtttccggatcgctgattggttggacaagataattctaaccaatcagcgatcaggaaacttttccgagctaaaagggcaccgccgcgagtcggtgcaaatatgcatcgctaaaagaaatggactatagtttaagtAATTCTTTTTCTGTTCTTACCAGTAGGATTGTGATTGTTTGACACCATAAGGGTCTACGGTTATGCAAACTTAGCTTTCTTTAACTCTTGGACACTTGTTCCCGGTAACAACTTGGTTACACCTTCGGGCTTAATTCCTTGGAAGCAGAATATAGTAAACTTTATCATCTTTTGACATTCTCCCTAGTCTGAAGTTGAGCAACCAGCTAATATTCCGCCCTTAAATTACACTTCCGTAATCGTACAATTCTCAACAAATTTGGAAGAAGACGGTATTGGGAGCAACAAGTTCCCTTTCCTGAAGGTAGACCGTGTCTTTTGGTTTTGATGTGTGCACTCGCGAGCAATGTCTATAATTGATATTAAAGGTATTTTAGTTGATTATCCTGTTTTTAATCTTTAGAGAAGGACATTCActtcaggacaaacctttaagagatacaTTATACTGAGGGAAAATTATAATACCTTGAACTTGAAAAAACTATAATACCTTGAACTTGAAAAAGACTTAAATACACTTGCAGCACTTTTATTGGAGAAAAACATTCCTGAGTTGTAACTTGTCTGTCATCCAGAGATCAAGgagaaaataatgaattttttgttcatattaaaacaaaaaaattaatagaattttttaATGAATGGATCAATCTCGAACATTAAGTTATGGCAAGTAAAAATTGTTCGGTTATGTTCTTTTATGATTCTATCAAGTTTATGAATACACTTTCTTATGCCTGTTT
Coding sequences:
- the LOC137632806 gene encoding serine-rich adhesin for platelets-like isoform X2 encodes the protein MSFEYLCQHCGQGHIRPIQFSYDEAVLTCDNEDCDSHLDVSPWSCIVNRNISQVYLPASNQRHIQHWSRSSSSSSGIQSDVRSPGFSPARSFDSATDREVENLLQRYINNRPKTAAKNPVSCPKPSDDKRTSELNNFSSFFELLDSLDLESTDQQSSKECIPVTAPSVCEDKKLDPVISELESWMKGFESPMTSNKKDPSPNVDAKDTESAATKDSLNNRLYIPSRSSAFSQVSPKNDSGQSSSSCSLVDGDAAITERNPERSIAAVEKASDPAKNCLLSFNEANFLSPATSIVSDDSGYDDPASKINSMLLLPSAIPNLGKKVTCEKQNELPELRGSGLENSGSSVPATNIPPTSASPRLFTQPSVVMNDEDSSNAKPDEKRCSRSDAEQNDVKPSATTSGTLCNSSQFEDSISASKTKSLSSSESSAKTNSNTAGALQEPTSNSDSSLQTKASELCQVKPPPVKKSGRPRGRPPKDANPVHPKRVSKRRRVIAKREESAPGSASLSKGLASVLQSPSFYVRKDEARHHNHHNITTLSFRNRLNGSFVEDPWSVPELYLEELSIEIVVQGRRDTPSSQKESKTSIPNNEETPKGDSSRLPEDSKKNAVRLESKKTGASSSVTDTLDGECLNPSTCNVGQSSPKGSESCSKDGYDRLERENSDSESDNSNSGDSSSESCATRDSEIDSVVKVLVPYSDSSASNTEDSSSLQRLKCSHTEENSEVYDRESSPSEKGLEKHLKKDETGKQTLKSCDGALTSCIPSRSDLIDNSHIVEVKVEENVDISSGQMKDNSCIDKTKAEENIKGDLPSSQMIGERESSNNKRPEINTLTSTSVGDSKLSGDESKIHVRDKSMELLDLPLSESLLDIDTVHCSELSPTKGTEHGCDSHLDTSFELNLSNLHETDNLMLDFASSSSPNIRSWMRHEESKPVMVKKEKIDTDVPERRLSRSEERKIRGQASDYFNTLLESLDFQEEFFQCPTTENPSSTFGEHLSSSLFFGETACSSTSTSVARASTCGSSASSVCASVPDQSSVSSTVTTVNSPTNVPVLNVSCSIKSTSGAVPQSGMHTTTSKGRIPSAEAASTTSVTQSLHQAIPSIQDISSLSPSPSGLIEDKISSDIVLNREKDVISNPMKEKVPSGVNLSAKNLRVGQNSTDALRNQDGCEKDGVLRDNLLRIKQEPTSTLYADTDGTSGNSCNSKASTPANMLDTPFISIDSDDEIQIIMPNEKSITEKSRSTKPIGQNEDIPELRGDSKVGILAPSSYTSEPPCLLPLGTSKEASHKEVVKDKKLEDRNVNRELGTEDRCSFYNKTGVGKDLSGIDNYNLMCGILDNSVVHDSSCFSPNAKGFVEFDENCWSEKPPENINFYFGSKKTNFKLCEDLKVNCNTLSKTPLEQLDKITLNEKHLGSPDRSSMPFTFEVGSKFGCTKSSPQHKLLMSPTAEDSGIEKVLDAKNLSFLCYDSSSETCSSSSSDEDENYDSETSMSDRLFSSSTKKFALSIGKPRFSHSNVDLNTSFYDGSGEESETDREAFSRKRRMLDRDVLRMDSADSDSRLFKKPQMRFKRKLDSTLNLESPSELEQESWAKMASSPCILAEPVKKRVALSQPKLPVGTHTKFMSPPLHKPFIQSSEKLFSAPKIPKELCTSTVPANNILNQKHICSKSNLSKDALGNANLLHYPIQKHTMPSNTSIEKPSFCHSIPTSSSSLPSSSSSSSSSLSSTNINCIASSSTTSLKSSSFIDCQMPSVTNSNVIIPPALRSSYAPIEDGTRSVFKDVGSSNKVSNMQEKLIVIKNETPNGPVMKVLRVNVIPNSTVKSQNGSVVSGSGTQQPSTSQMPKLNVASNGGDSSERERTPKASNVSDSSERERTPKDSSEKTKKEVLTKVRIGGSSERERTPKDSGSEETKKDLLTKIKIGANGKFYVRPTFAMMKAISEMRKTKDQESLSEETEVDCVELPDGIPISHPFQIPSERSLKHLYQENNNKKVSTANKKRRKRRKKYILQRIQNLVKEKVQETVTRSKDEIPEMVAVFIGGKLSVYRRDVDRRSAQ